The following are encoded in a window of Catharus ustulatus isolate bCatUst1 chromosome 12, bCatUst1.pri.v2, whole genome shotgun sequence genomic DNA:
- the SNX1 gene encoding sorting nexin-1 isoform X1, with product MASGGSHGSRSPSPTERRPPPFPEHRGLGPPDSDSEGEDIFTGGSLDPCVTTALSRDAPKDQLFPNPCSNSPVLKAASPLPVSSSSKENGVHVEQDDQDLFADATVELSLDNTQNNQKEVAKASNPLPSLDIAASSSGNLSKSYEELEEEEQEDKFDLTVGVSDPEKVGDGMNAYVAYKVSTQTSMPMFRSKQFSVKRRFSDFLGLYEKLSEKHAQNGFIVPPPPEKSLIGMTKVKVGKEDSSSAEFLEKRRAALERYLRRVVSHPTMLQDPDVREFLEKEELPRAVGTQTLSGAGIMKMFNKATDAVSKMTIKMNESDMWFEEKLQEVECEDQRLRKLHAVVETLVNHRKELALNTAQFAKSLAMLGSSEDNTALSRALSQLAEVEEKIEQLHHEQANNDFFLLAELLGDYIRLLSVVRGAFDQRMKTWQRWQDAQTMLQKKREMEARLLWANKPDKLQQAKDEISEWESRVTQYERDFERISAVIRKEVIRFEKEKSKDFRNHVTKYLETLLNSQQQLVKYWEAFLPEAKAIS from the exons ATGGCGTCGGGCGGCAGCCATGGGTCCCGCTCGCCCTCCCCGACCgagcgccgcccgccgccctTCCCCGAGCACCGCGGGCTGGGGCCCCCCGACAGCGACTCGGAGGGCGAGGACATCTTCACCGGCGGC AGTTTGGATCCCTGTGTGACCACGGCCCTTTCTAGGGATGCCCCCAAGGATCAGctcttcccaaatccctgt AGCAACTCCCCAGTCCTGAAAGCAGCAtctcctctccctgtgagcagcTCCTCCAAAGAGAATGGAGTTCATGTGGAGCAGGATGATCAGGACCTATTTGCAG ATGCCACTGTGGAGCTGTCCCTTGACAACACGCAGAACAACCAGAAGGAGGTGGCCAAAGCATCCAATCCTTTGCCCTCATTAGACATAGCAGCAAGTTCTTCTGGAAACCTTTCAAAGAGCTATGAGGAG ctggaagaagaggagcaggaggacaaATTTGACCTAACTGTGGGAGTGAGTGACCCAGAGAAAGTTG GGGATGGCATGAATGCCTATGTAGCCTACAAAGTGTCAACACAG ACCAGCATGCCGATGTTCAGGAGCAAGCAGTTCTCAGTCAAAAGGAGGTTCAGTGACTTCCTGGGGCTCTATGAGAAGCTGTCGGAGAAACATGCCCAGAATGGGTTCATTGTCCCTCCACCGCCCGAGAAGAGCCTAATAG GCATGACCAAAGTGAAAGTTGGGAAAGAAGATTCCTCCTCTGCAGAGTTCCTAGAAAAACGTCGGGCTGCTCTAGAGAG GTACCTACGGAGAGTGGTCAGCCATCCAACCATGCTGCAGGACCCGGACGTCAGGGAGTTCTTGGAGAAGGAGGAG CTCCCAAGGGCAGTAGGAACCCAGACCTTGAGTGGAGCAGGAATAATGAAGATGTTCAACAAGGCTACGGATGCTGTCAGTAAAATGACCATCAAGATGAATGAATCGGACATG TGGTTCgaggagaagctgcaggaggTGGAGTGTGAGGACCAGCGGCTGCGGAAGTTGCATGCTGTGGTGGAGACGCTGGTGAACCACCGCAAAG agctggcactgaaCACAGCCCAGTTTGCCAAGAGTCTGGCCATGCTGGGAAGCTCAGAGGATAACACAGCCCTATCCCGGGCATTGTCCCAGCTGGCTGAGGTGGAGGAGAAGATTGAGCAGCTGCACCATGAACAGGCTAACAATGacttcttcctcctggctgagctcctggggGACTACATCCGCCTGCTCTCGGTTGTAAGG ggAGCCTTTGACCAGCGCATGAAGACCTGGCAGCGGTGGCAGGATGCCCAGACCATGCTCCAGAAAAAGAGGGAGATGGAGGCCAGGCTGCTGTGGGCGAACAAACCCGACAAGCTGCAGCAGGCCAAGGATGAGATCTCAGAG TGGGAGTCCCGGGTGACACAGTACGAAAGGGACTTTGAGCGGATTTCTGCTGTCATCCGCAAGGAAGTGATACGGTTTGAG AAAGAGAAATCTAAGGACTTCAGAAACCATGTCACAAAATACCTTGAGACGTTATTAAACTCTCAGCAACAG ctggtgaAGTACTGGGAAGCGTTCCTGCCCGAAGCCAAGGCCATTTCTTAA
- the SNX1 gene encoding sorting nexin-1 isoform X2, whose protein sequence is MASGGSHGSRSPSPTERRPPPFPEHRGLGPPDSDSEGEDIFTGGSNSPVLKAASPLPVSSSSKENGVHVEQDDQDLFADATVELSLDNTQNNQKEVAKASNPLPSLDIAASSSGNLSKSYEELEEEEQEDKFDLTVGVSDPEKVGDGMNAYVAYKVSTQTSMPMFRSKQFSVKRRFSDFLGLYEKLSEKHAQNGFIVPPPPEKSLIGMTKVKVGKEDSSSAEFLEKRRAALERYLRRVVSHPTMLQDPDVREFLEKEELPRAVGTQTLSGAGIMKMFNKATDAVSKMTIKMNESDMWFEEKLQEVECEDQRLRKLHAVVETLVNHRKELALNTAQFAKSLAMLGSSEDNTALSRALSQLAEVEEKIEQLHHEQANNDFFLLAELLGDYIRLLSVVRGAFDQRMKTWQRWQDAQTMLQKKREMEARLLWANKPDKLQQAKDEISEWESRVTQYERDFERISAVIRKEVIRFEKEKSKDFRNHVTKYLETLLNSQQQLVKYWEAFLPEAKAIS, encoded by the exons ATGGCGTCGGGCGGCAGCCATGGGTCCCGCTCGCCCTCCCCGACCgagcgccgcccgccgccctTCCCCGAGCACCGCGGGCTGGGGCCCCCCGACAGCGACTCGGAGGGCGAGGACATCTTCACCGGCGGC AGCAACTCCCCAGTCCTGAAAGCAGCAtctcctctccctgtgagcagcTCCTCCAAAGAGAATGGAGTTCATGTGGAGCAGGATGATCAGGACCTATTTGCAG ATGCCACTGTGGAGCTGTCCCTTGACAACACGCAGAACAACCAGAAGGAGGTGGCCAAAGCATCCAATCCTTTGCCCTCATTAGACATAGCAGCAAGTTCTTCTGGAAACCTTTCAAAGAGCTATGAGGAG ctggaagaagaggagcaggaggacaaATTTGACCTAACTGTGGGAGTGAGTGACCCAGAGAAAGTTG GGGATGGCATGAATGCCTATGTAGCCTACAAAGTGTCAACACAG ACCAGCATGCCGATGTTCAGGAGCAAGCAGTTCTCAGTCAAAAGGAGGTTCAGTGACTTCCTGGGGCTCTATGAGAAGCTGTCGGAGAAACATGCCCAGAATGGGTTCATTGTCCCTCCACCGCCCGAGAAGAGCCTAATAG GCATGACCAAAGTGAAAGTTGGGAAAGAAGATTCCTCCTCTGCAGAGTTCCTAGAAAAACGTCGGGCTGCTCTAGAGAG GTACCTACGGAGAGTGGTCAGCCATCCAACCATGCTGCAGGACCCGGACGTCAGGGAGTTCTTGGAGAAGGAGGAG CTCCCAAGGGCAGTAGGAACCCAGACCTTGAGTGGAGCAGGAATAATGAAGATGTTCAACAAGGCTACGGATGCTGTCAGTAAAATGACCATCAAGATGAATGAATCGGACATG TGGTTCgaggagaagctgcaggaggTGGAGTGTGAGGACCAGCGGCTGCGGAAGTTGCATGCTGTGGTGGAGACGCTGGTGAACCACCGCAAAG agctggcactgaaCACAGCCCAGTTTGCCAAGAGTCTGGCCATGCTGGGAAGCTCAGAGGATAACACAGCCCTATCCCGGGCATTGTCCCAGCTGGCTGAGGTGGAGGAGAAGATTGAGCAGCTGCACCATGAACAGGCTAACAATGacttcttcctcctggctgagctcctggggGACTACATCCGCCTGCTCTCGGTTGTAAGG ggAGCCTTTGACCAGCGCATGAAGACCTGGCAGCGGTGGCAGGATGCCCAGACCATGCTCCAGAAAAAGAGGGAGATGGAGGCCAGGCTGCTGTGGGCGAACAAACCCGACAAGCTGCAGCAGGCCAAGGATGAGATCTCAGAG TGGGAGTCCCGGGTGACACAGTACGAAAGGGACTTTGAGCGGATTTCTGCTGTCATCCGCAAGGAAGTGATACGGTTTGAG AAAGAGAAATCTAAGGACTTCAGAAACCATGTCACAAAATACCTTGAGACGTTATTAAACTCTCAGCAACAG ctggtgaAGTACTGGGAAGCGTTCCTGCCCGAAGCCAAGGCCATTTCTTAA
- the PATL2 gene encoding LOW QUALITY PROTEIN: protein PAT1 homolog 2 (The sequence of the model RefSeq protein was modified relative to this genomic sequence to represent the inferred CDS: deleted 1 base in 1 codon), which produces MLYGRRMPGRRRRPIKGAAGAVWPCRGTRDDGGWVSGRRRRHRHRGMAEGGEHIILEDFLLVEDALLLEEMAEEDDELDLYNEMTFGLDRDSTEEDVPKLLVVPEISPDVAKALVEATGRAAEQLEELAEDEGGVGPEVEQVNSQLEEEVEELGTEEQEDDQECFEEPSGLGDPAVMRAVRSKPPLESQDSAVLDSRIGTCWGEFGKEDMATMDSTAWGSCSGNVPRHLMLEDKAILQVLERPPPSPNMTLNFLGSPAQRACGSSPQLKCPDLRLVSPKPFSQCFLQQGPLMSPRSPCTPRPFPPACRPPPLFAPNQTAGYAPPTPFQPGSPTVGSPPGPLGMYFGPMSSSVDPALFFSPSAMGQLNFSTPSHMTQLHPQHQRILMQQQGKQAQSVSPKKLWSRKADPYAGLMTSKEKDWVVKVQMMQLQSENMDDDYYYQTYYHQLERKQAEEELLGRRNKPPKLVTPFIQKVETYDSVVRIAGSLGQVTVSTCYSPRRAIDAVHHALVEEEAAGTHRLRALHRIEKLFLQLLEVEEVQQKMSMALREQQPHREEKKTQKVESIYQALKIRACSSEEEAEDEFLQLLCVRKGKKLMARLLPHLIREQREKILLTITHHLPFLMKKDMLDESLPLLYSPLNEVVGEMTFNRLIEVLQELTRPLPESSELPLTMALKNQFGISLLYSLLSHGERLLSSRVPLKPCRGDFEAWTDTVYLMSQELSRLPTTSLAEPLFLPSNLVLLFCRYLDKQTVYHLAAKMTECSPLPTEADLFC; this is translated from the exons ATGCTGTACGGCAGGCGCATGCCGGGGCGGCGGAGGCGGCCCATAAAAGGGGCGGCGGGGGCAGTGTGGCCCTGTAGAGGGACCCGGGAC GACGGAGGGTGGGTGAGtgggaggcggcggcggcaccggcaccgTGGGATGGCGGAGGGCGGCGAGCACATT ATTCTCGAGGATTTTCTGCTGGTGGAAGATGCGCTTCTGCTGGAAGAGATGGCTGAGGAGGATGATGAACTCGACCTGTACAACGAGATGACTTTTGGATTAG ACCGAGACTCCACAGAGGAGGATGTCCCAAAACTCCTGGTGGTACCGGAGATAAGCCCTGACGTGGCCAAAGCCCTGGTAGAGGCAActggaagagcagctgagcagctggaggaaCTAGCCGAGGACGAAGGTGGGGTAGGTCCAGAGGTGGAGCAGGTTAACTCTCAGTTGGAGGAAGAGGTAGAAGAGCTGGGAACTGAGGAACAGGAGGATGATCAAGAGTGCTTTGAGGAGCCTAGTGGACTGGGAGACCCAGCAGTGATGAGAGCTGTGCGGAGCAAGCCCCCGCTGGAG AGCCAGGACTCGGCAGTGCTGGACAGCAGGATTGGTACTTGCTGGGGAGAGTTTGGCAAGGAGGATATG GCGACAATGGATTCCACGGCATGGGGCTCCTGCTCTGGCAATGTCCCACGCCACCTCATGCTGGAG gaTAAAGCCATCCTCCAAGTCCTGGAGAGACCTCCACCATCTCCCAACATGACTCTCAACTTCCTTGGCTCCCCTGCGCAGAGGGCCTGTGGGAGCTCTCCCCAGCTCAAGTGCCCTGACTTAAGACTGGTGTCGCCCAAGCCTTTCTCCCAGTGCTTCCTCCAGCAG GGACCCCTGATGTCTCCTCGCTCCCCGTGCACTCCTCGACCCTTCCCACCAGCTTGCAGGCCCCCTCCACTCTTTGCTCCCAACCAG aCAGCAGGGTATGCACCTCCGACCCCTTTCCAGCCTGGGTCCCCCACTGTGGGCAGCCCACCAGGACCCTTGGGCATGTACTTCGGGCCCATGTCCTCTTCTGTGGACCCTGCTCTCTTCTTCAGCCCCTCAGCCATGGGCCAGCTGAACTTCAG CACACCCAGCCACATGACCCAgctgcacccccagcaccagcgCATCCtgatgcagcagcagggcaagcAGGCGCAGAG tgtctcccCCAAGAAGCTGTGGTCACGTAAAGCAGACCCTTATGCTGGGCTGATGACTTCCAAGGAGAAGGACTGGGTTGTCAAGGTGCAGATGATGCAGCTGCAGAGTGAGAATATGGATGATGACTACTACTACCAG ACCTACTACCACCAGCTGGAGCGCAAACAGGcggaggaggagctgctgggcaggcgTAACAAACCTCCCAAGCTGGTCACACCGTTCATCCAAAAAGTGGAGACCTATGACTCTG TGGTACGCATAGCTGGGTCGCTGGGCCAGGTCACAGTGTCTACCTGCTACAGCCCTCGCCGGGCCATTGATGCTGTGCACCATGCCCTCGTGGAGGAGGAG GCTGCAGGGACCCACCGGTTACGGGCGCTGCACAGGATTGAGAAG ctctttctgcagctgctggaagtgGAGGAGGTGCAACAGAAAATGTCCATGGCCCTGAGAGAGCAACAACCCCACAGGGAGGAGAAGAAGACCCAAAAAGTGGAGAGTATCTACCAAGCCTTGAAAATCAGGGCTTGCAGCAGTGAAGA GGAGGCAGAAGATGAATTCCTGCAACTGCTGTGTGTGCGCAAGGGCAAGAAACTCATGGCCCGGCTGCTGCCCCACCTGATCCGAGAGCAAAGGGAGAAGATCCTGCTGACCATCACCCACCACCTGCCCTTCCTCATGAAGAAGGACATGCTGGATGAG tcTCTCCCCCTGCTCTACAGCCCATTGAATGAGGTGGTGGGTGAGATGACCTTCAACAGACTCATTGAGGTCCTACAGGAGCTCACCCGGCCTCTACCTGAGTCTTCGGAGCTCCCCCTCACCATGGCCTTGAAGAACCAG TTTGGCATCTCCTTGCTCTATTCCCTGCTGAGCCATGGAGAGAGGCTGCTGTCCTCACGTGTGCCACTGAAGCCATGCAGAGGGGACTTTGAGGCATG GACAGACACTGTGTACCTGATGTCCCAGGAGCTGTCACGCCTGCCTACAACCTCACTGGCAGAGCCTCTCTTCTTGCCCAGCAACCTTGTCTTGCTCTTCTGCCGCTACCTGGACAAGCAGACTGTCTACCACCTGGCAGCCAAGATGACTGA ATGCTCCCCGCTACCCACGGAAGCTGACCTGttctgctga
- the B2M gene encoding beta-2-microglobulin, translating into MAREALVLSLLALLALLGQEAAGEAPKVEVYARSRAEEGKENILHCFVTGFHPPKIDIELLKNDKPIPDVKYGDLSFDEKWQFQRLVYVPFVPTRGDTFSCRVAHSTMAEPRIYRWEPDF; encoded by the exons ATGGCGCGGGAGGCTCTGGTGCTCAGCCTGCTGGCGCTGCTGGCGCTGCTCGGCCAGGAGGCGGCCGGCG AGGCGCCGAAGGTCGAAGTCTACGCCCGTTCACGCGCcgaggagggaaaggagaataTTCTCCACTGCTTCGTCACTGGCTTTCACCCACCCAAGATTGACATCGAACTGCTCAAGAACGACAAGCCCATTCCCGACGTCAAGTACGGAGACTTGTCCTTCGACGAGAAGTGGCAGTTCCAGCGCCTGGTCTATGTGCCCTTCGTCCCCACAAGGGGTGACACCTTCAGTTGCAGGGTGGCGCATTCTACCATGGCGGAGCCACGCATTTACCGATGGG AACCAGACTTCTGA